One Acutalibacter muris DNA window includes the following coding sequences:
- the dndC gene encoding DNA phosphorothioation system sulfurtransferase DndC — MANLTKEDIRSVIEIIKELYLEDMIPWICGYSGGKDSTAVVQLVWYALQELSREKLKKTVHVISTDTLVESPVVAIWATESLKKMEQSAKEQGLPIVPHRLTPATTNTFWVNLIGRGYPYPRRDFRWCTDRMKIDASNRFIKSILDAESEAIMVLGSRKAESAVRKAVLEGYEKKRYRAHLSPNGSFPNSYVFTPIENWLNDNVWQYLVQVPNPWGHSNKDLLAMYSGASADGECPLVIDSSTPSCGNSRFGCWVCTMVTEDKSMAAMIQNDEEKAWMLPMLEFRNDIAGHGDWQTDRDRRDFRKRDGRLQWHNNRLVHGPYTKETREYFLRRLLEVELLVHEIGPNEIKDVPLITMEELKFIRQLWLDEFHEFDDSLPRIYEEVTGKKYSDGIISKNKYFGAPEAELLKEVCAEMYPDEQLLAEMQRALLDTEAKAAAISNKRNVILNFEKEIKKAFYRDEADAEAIASARAHRISGITDEASPEDFVD; from the coding sequence ATGGCTAATCTGACAAAAGAAGATATAAGATCAGTGATAGAGATAATCAAGGAATTGTATCTTGAAGATATGATTCCTTGGATTTGTGGTTACAGTGGAGGTAAAGATTCTACCGCCGTTGTTCAGCTTGTTTGGTATGCACTCCAAGAGTTGTCAAGAGAGAAGCTCAAAAAAACCGTACATGTTATCAGTACAGATACTTTGGTTGAGTCTCCTGTGGTGGCAATTTGGGCAACCGAATCTCTTAAAAAGATGGAGCAATCTGCAAAAGAACAGGGGCTTCCCATTGTTCCTCATAGACTGACTCCTGCAACGACAAACACATTTTGGGTCAATCTGATTGGACGCGGATATCCCTATCCTCGCCGTGACTTTCGCTGGTGTACCGACAGAATGAAGATTGATGCCTCCAATCGCTTTATCAAGAGTATACTTGATGCAGAAAGCGAAGCAATCATGGTCCTTGGCTCTCGCAAAGCAGAAAGTGCTGTCCGCAAAGCTGTTTTGGAAGGGTATGAGAAGAAGCGTTACAGAGCACATCTCAGCCCAAATGGTTCTTTTCCTAACTCCTATGTATTCACACCTATCGAGAATTGGTTGAACGACAATGTTTGGCAGTATCTTGTGCAGGTTCCAAATCCTTGGGGGCACTCCAACAAGGATCTGCTGGCTATGTATAGCGGTGCCTCTGCTGACGGTGAGTGTCCCCTTGTGATTGATTCCTCCACGCCCAGCTGCGGCAACAGCCGCTTTGGTTGCTGGGTTTGCACAATGGTTACTGAAGATAAGTCGATGGCTGCCATGATTCAAAACGATGAGGAAAAGGCATGGATGCTTCCCATGCTTGAGTTCCGCAACGATATTGCAGGACACGGTGATTGGCAGACAGACCGTGACCGCCGTGACTTCCGCAAGAGAGATGGCCGTCTGCAATGGCATAATAATCGCCTTGTTCATGGTCCTTATACAAAGGAAACCCGTGAGTATTTTCTCCGCAGATTGCTTGAAGTTGAACTTCTGGTTCATGAGATTGGACCGAATGAAATCAAAGATGTCCCGCTGATTACTATGGAAGAACTCAAATTTATCCGGCAGCTTTGGCTTGATGAGTTCCACGAGTTTGACGATTCTCTGCCAAGGATTTACGAAGAAGTTACTGGTAAGAAATACTCTGACGGCATCATTAGCAAAAACAAATATTTTGGTGCACCGGAAGCTGAACTTCTTAAAGAAGTCTGTGCTGAAATGTATCCAGACGAACAGCTACTCGCAGAAATGCAGAGGGCACTTCTGGATACGGAGGCCAAGGCTGCGGCCATATCAAATAAGCGTAATGTTATTCTAAATTTTGAAAAGGAAATCAAAAAGGCATTTTATCGTGACGAAGCTGATGCAGAGGCTATTGCATCTGCCCGCGCTCATAGAATCTCTGGTATTACGGATGAGGCAAGCCCGGAAGATTTCGTGGATTGA
- the dndB gene encoding DNA sulfur modification protein DndB, giving the protein MRSAAFVFPAVKGIQAQREYYVSMVPLEVIAKIFQFADEELPPEVRSQRILNKSRIPEIRDYILSNPDSYVFSALTVSVDGSMDFQSVSDITPQVGTISISMTSRFLINDGQHRRAAIAEALKIDPSLKNEHISVVFYRDEGLVRSQQMFSDLNRYAIKPTRSIDILFNSREESSIVAKKIIEDVDVFKGLVEKERTAISNRSKALFTLSAICTATNELLSGIDLPLQKKISLAEKYWNAVGTHIPEWQKVKAGELKSSDVRRDYICSLSLTLVALGFAGNALVQMPPDKWENHLKNLDSIDWRKTNPVWENLVFVNGRVAANRSTQRTMSCYMKNVLLETVGMENG; this is encoded by the coding sequence ATGCGTAGTGCCGCTTTTGTCTTTCCAGCTGTAAAAGGAATTCAAGCGCAAAGAGAATATTACGTCTCAATGGTACCCTTGGAAGTGATAGCAAAAATCTTTCAATTTGCTGATGAGGAACTTCCTCCTGAAGTTAGATCGCAGCGTATATTGAACAAATCTCGTATTCCAGAAATCCGAGATTATATACTGTCCAATCCAGACAGCTATGTGTTCTCTGCGCTAACTGTTTCAGTGGATGGAAGTATGGATTTTCAATCTGTTTCTGATATTACGCCTCAAGTGGGTACAATCAGCATTTCTATGACATCAAGATTTTTGATAAATGATGGACAACACCGGCGTGCGGCCATAGCCGAGGCGTTGAAAATTGATCCGTCATTGAAAAATGAACATATCTCTGTTGTGTTCTATCGTGACGAAGGGTTGGTTCGTTCTCAGCAAATGTTTTCAGACTTGAACAGATATGCAATTAAGCCCACGAGATCAATCGATATTCTTTTCAATTCACGCGAGGAATCGTCAATAGTCGCAAAGAAAATAATTGAAGATGTTGATGTATTCAAAGGCCTTGTTGAAAAAGAACGGACTGCAATTTCGAATCGCTCCAAGGCTCTATTCACTTTAAGCGCTATCTGTACTGCAACCAATGAATTGCTCAGCGGGATTGATCTACCTCTACAAAAGAAAATAAGTCTTGCAGAAAAGTATTGGAATGCAGTTGGAACACATATTCCCGAGTGGCAGAAGGTAAAGGCTGGAGAATTGAAGTCCTCCGATGTTCGAAGAGATTATATTTGCTCCCTTAGTCTTACGCTGGTTGCGTTAGGTTTTGCAGGAAATGCACTCGTTCAAATGCCCCCGGACAAATGGGAAAACCATTTGAAAAACCTTGACTCCATAGATTGGAGAAAAACAAATCCGGTATGGGAAAACCTTGTGTTTGTTAATGGTAGAGTAGCGGCCAACAGATCAACACAACGCACTATGTCCTGCTACATGAAAAATGTATTACTTGAAACGGTAGGTATGGAAAATGGCTAA